A genomic segment from Capra hircus breed San Clemente chromosome 7, ASM170441v1, whole genome shotgun sequence encodes:
- the OCEL1 gene encoding occludin/ELL domain-containing protein 1: MPTREHPQTQGSRGNLQTRPPGPGPPRLVSRGLKPSAPPTVYQPHPGAHRTKPKKIVFEDELPSRALLGTKKSTRAVCEKHMPRPHPVPDYELKYPPVSTAKDRSRYAAVFQDQYPEFLELQQEVGSAQAKLQQLEALLNSLPRPRSQKEAHVTARVWREFEKKQMDPSFLDKQARCHYLKGKLRHLKTQIQKFDDQGDSEGSVYF, from the exons ATGCCCACCCGAGAGCACCCCCAGACCCAAGGCTCCCGGGGGAACCTGCAGACCCGTCCGCCTGGCCCTGGTCCTCCG CGGTTGGTGTCTAGAGGCCTCAAACCCAGCGCTCCCCCAACTGTGTACCAGCCCCATCCCGGAGCCCACAGGACAAAGCCCAAGAAGATTGTATTTGAGGATGAACTCCCCTCCCGGGCCCTCCTGGGCACCAAGAAGTCTACTAGAGCCGTCTGCGAGAAACATATGCCTAGGCCCCACCCCGTGCCTGACTATGAGCT TAAGTACCCACCAGTGAGCACTGCGAAGGATCGGAGCCGCTATGCTGCAGTGTTTCAGGACCAGTACCCAGAGTTCTTGGAGCTCCAGCAGGAGGTGGGCTCTGCACAGGCAAAGCTCCAGCAGCTGGAGGCCCTGCTGAACTCACTGCCCAGACCCCGAAGCCAG AAGGAGGCCCATGTCACTGCCCGTGTCTGGAGGGAATTTGAGAAGAAGCAGATG GACCCCAGCTTCTTGGACAAGCAGGCTCGCTGCCATTACCTGAAGGGCAAACTAAGGCACCTCAAGACACAGATCCAGAAATTCGACGACCAAGGAGACAGCGAGGGCTCTGTGTACTTCTGA